The Saprospiraceae bacterium genome includes a window with the following:
- a CDS encoding GNAT family N-acetyltransferase: MTIVNDDILVMEASGIHAGYSQIICDEMESSAKVRGTGIAKRSPDYISHKMEEGKAVIALTKDGTWVGFCYIETWEGEYVANSGLIVSPEFRKTGVAKNIKQKIFDLSRRKYPDAKIFGLTTGLAVMKINSDLGYEPVTYSELTQDEKFWAGCRSCVNFDILTAKDRKNCLCTAMLYDPKEHAPIEKIKEEFKENAHIFERFMKIKKFNFLRGLFDKGKISDTKVRSFAKVLLSTI, translated from the coding sequence ATGACTATAGTCAATGATGACATCCTCGTAATGGAAGCTTCCGGTATTCATGCCGGATACAGTCAGATCATCTGTGATGAGATGGAATCCTCCGCAAAAGTCAGAGGAACAGGTATCGCCAAGAGAAGCCCTGACTATATCTCTCACAAAATGGAAGAAGGTAAAGCTGTCATTGCCCTGACCAAGGATGGCACCTGGGTGGGATTCTGTTATATAGAAACCTGGGAAGGAGAATACGTAGCCAATTCAGGACTCATCGTCTCCCCGGAATTTAGAAAAACCGGAGTAGCAAAAAACATAAAACAAAAGATATTTGACCTGTCCAGACGAAAATACCCTGATGCCAAAATATTCGGACTGACTACAGGCCTTGCTGTCATGAAAATCAACAGTGATCTGGGCTACGAACCGGTCACGTACAGCGAACTCACACAGGATGAAAAATTTTGGGCAGGCTGCAGAAGTTGTGTCAACTTTGATATCCTCACAGCCAAAGATCGAAAAAACTGTCTTTGCACCGCCATGCTTTATGACCCGAAGGAACACGCTCCCATAGAAAAGATTAAAGAAGAGTTTAAGGAAAATGCACATATTTTTGAACGGTTTATGAAGATCAAAAAATTCAACTTTCTCAGAGGACTTTTTGATAAAGGCAAGATATCAGACACTAAAGTCAGAAGTTTTGCCAAAGTCTTATTGTCAACAATATAA
- a CDS encoding tRNA pseudouridine synthase A → MRYFIHLAYKGTSYRGWQRQINTEFSVQQILENAITKMTGTTTTIMGCGRTDAGVHAMQYFAHFDYDGVWAYDPVERLNRILPDDISVFEIIEMPERAHSRYDAAKRSYEYHVHFEKNPYLAIFSFYAGDIKPDVEMIRKGLQFLKETEDFRYMCLTPDRVNNTLCTIYEASVENFEDNKRLILKFTANRFLKSMIRIITGRLLALSTGKMSWDTFVNVSCGKEKMKFNLMAHPNGLHLTKVVYPYLDKEVRVRF, encoded by the coding sequence ATGAGATATTTTATTCATTTGGCATATAAAGGTACTTCATACAGAGGATGGCAAAGGCAAATCAATACGGAATTTAGTGTGCAGCAAATTCTTGAGAATGCTATCACAAAGATGACTGGTACAACTACAACCATTATGGGCTGCGGTCGTACAGATGCAGGTGTTCATGCTATGCAGTATTTTGCACATTTTGATTATGATGGTGTATGGGCATATGATCCTGTAGAACGGTTGAATCGTATTTTGCCTGATGACATTTCAGTGTTTGAAATAATAGAAATGCCTGAACGTGCACATAGCAGGTACGATGCTGCAAAAAGAAGTTATGAATATCATGTCCACTTTGAAAAAAATCCATATCTGGCAATATTTAGCTTTTATGCAGGAGATATCAAACCTGATGTAGAAATGATCCGTAAAGGACTTCAATTTTTGAAGGAAACAGAAGATTTCAGATATATGTGCCTTACTCCTGACAGGGTGAACAATACATTGTGCACCATATATGAAGCATCCGTGGAAAACTTTGAAGATAATAAAAGGCTTATATTAAAATTCACAGCGAACAGATTTTTGAAGTCTATGATCAGAATCATCACGGGTAGACTGCTGGCCTTATCCACAGGAAAGATGAGTTGGGACACTTTTGTCAATGTATCTTGCGGAAAGGAAAAAATGAAATTTAATCTGATGGCGCATCCCAATGGTTTGCATTTGACCAAAGTTGTGTATCCATATTTGGACAAGGAAGTAAGGGTCAGATTTTAA